The following are encoded in a window of Manihot esculenta cultivar AM560-2 chromosome 8, M.esculenta_v8, whole genome shotgun sequence genomic DNA:
- the LOC110620924 gene encoding LOW QUALITY PROTEIN: protein STICHEL-like 1 (The sequence of the model RefSeq protein was modified relative to this genomic sequence to represent the inferred CDS: deleted 1 base in 1 codon; substituted 1 base at 1 genomic stop codon): MEESSKGAKRNRQRSSSSMAGYFHDPCQNFSAPRDHFCQSSNFTHATSPKATAVEQPLKHGRDCYYIQSSWPPSISKGLAASPGKIDKIKTSHNSQRSGWSVAWQWSRTRQSIIRKNNATDFLSTRSFNGYPQEITFEANCSQENSRKEIDPINPDNFSQSGYSYGYFSNDIQHSHSQQKRLSMSVHRSSTSLSHKYQPKSFQQLVGHEINIKVISNAIQGSKVAQLYLFHGPSGTGKTSIARVFAMALLCESTSPEKPCWTCRGCSRSLYMMKLCSGNRTTGFQRISTLLQRTSLAQAVPGFKVFIIEESHSLTVEAWDDLLGILENINSATFIFVLIADDANTIPESISSKCQKFSFPKLNNKDVALKLARIVAQEAITIEKDAVGLIVAKAEGSLKEAEHILGQLILLGPRITSSMVQQLVGLVPKSKLTNLLKAALSGDARKTVITAKELIASGVEAEVIVYQLTSLITNILTITSPAHSGIDGPSKDEESLETESQFKDTQSENLCHALKILLEAEKQHRSSFANITWVYRALLLIASRDNFTSTRKRNGPRSITEKPYKIPAGDTIQSHSRNLASHHCNIKTCVQQSTRSRDLKIKSKGKGVESELYLANTKDMDEIWLNILERIESKDMKEFLSSHVKLASLTVSTANVIVHLMFKKAEDKLAAQMSEESISKALETAIGCLVLVNMSLEPVDLGIIKEDTLFQKLPASRMQSSKRTAXNSFPEILHNTSPGATLHQSIYRKLEPPLVNNAQHAELKDNTLISEMQATRETKTRSQILPCFGPLMQENQMRASTGPTNNSLGKDQFLLDIAQILRNEEPEHKWLSLSFFQQNDASVEPYSQDILYENANGDKENRAKKDPELRKNSSKVHEVNNLHKNRESM, from the exons ATGGAAGAATCAAGTAAGGGAGCCAAAAGGAACAGGCAGAGATCTTCCAGTTCCATGGCAGGCTATTTTCACGATCCATGCCAAAATTTTTCTGCACCTAGAGACCATTTTTGCCAGTCTTCTAACTTCACGCATGCAACTTCACCAAAAGCAACAGCAGTGGAACAGCCACTAAAGCATGGGCGCGATTGCTACTACATCCAGTCTTCTTGGCCTCCATCAATAAGCAAAGGTCTTGCAGCATCTCCTGGcaaaattgacaaaattaagaCAAGTCACAATTCCCAACGAAGTGGCTGGAGTGTTGCCTGGCAATGGTCAAGAACGCGCCAAAGCATAATCAGAAAAAATAATGCAACCGACTTTCTAAGTACAAGGTCTTTCAATGGATATCCCCAGGAAATTACTTTTGAAGCCAATTGCTCACAAGAAAACTCAAGGAAAGAAATTGATCCTATAAACCCGGATAATTTCTCCCAATCCGGCTACAGTTATGGATATTTCAGCAATGATATCCAACATAGTCATAGCCAGCAGAAGAGGCTTAGCATGAGTGTGCACAGGTCAAGCACAAGCCTCAGTCACAAGTACCAGCCAAAGAGTTTCCAGCAGCTAGTAGGCCATGAAATTAACATTAAGGTCATATCTAATGCTATTCAGGGGAGTAAAGTCGCCCAACTGTATCTTTTTCATGGTCCTAGTGGCACTGGAAAGACATCAATTGCTAGAGTATTTGCCATGGCATTACTCTGTGAATCTACTTCACCTGAAAAACCATGCTGGACTTGCAGAGGATGTAGTAGAAGCCTTTATATGATGAAATTGTGCTCTGGAAATAGAACCACTGGATTTCAAAGAATTAGTACACTTCTCCAGCGCACGTCATTGGCACAAGCAGTGCCAGGATTTAAGGTCTTCATAATCGAGGAGTCTCATTCACTGACCGTAGAAGCGTGGGATGATCTTTTGGGtatattagaaaatataaaCAGTGCTACTTTCATTTTTGTGTTGATTGCTGATGATGCAAACACGATTCCAGAATCCATATCATCCAAATGTCAGAAATTCTCTTTCCCAAAACTTAACAACAAGGATGTCGCATTAAAGCTAGCAAGAATAGTCGCTCAGGAGGCAATTACAATTGAAAAAGACGCTGTGGGACTGATTGTTGCCAAGGCAGAAGGATCACTGAAAGAAGCAGAACACATATTGGGTCAGCTAATTTTATTGGGTCCAAGAATCACTAGTTCCATGGTGCAACAACTT GTAGGTCTAGTTCCAAAAAGTAAACTCACCAATTTACTCAAAGCAGCTCTTTCCGGAGACGCTAGGAAAACTGTTATCACGGCAAAGGAATTGATTGCATCTGGGGTTGAAGCTGAAGTCATTGTATACCAATTGACATCCCTCATTACAAATATACTTACTATCACTAGTCCTGCTCACTCAGGAATTGATGGGCCATCCAAAGATGAGGAATCGCTAGAAACTGAATCACAATTCA AAGACACTCAATCAGAGAACTTATGCCATGCGTTAAAGATATTACTTGAAGCGGAGAAGCAGCATAGATCATCTTTTGCCAACATTACATGGGTATATAGGGCTCTTCTACTGATTGCTTCGCGAGATAATTTC ACGTCAACTAGGAAGAGAAATGGTCCAAGGAGCATAACTGAGAAACCATATAAAATTCCTGCAGGCGACACAATCCAATCTCACAGCAGAAACTTGGCAAGTCATCATTGCAACATTAAGACTTGCGTGCAACAAAGTACACGCAGCAGAGACCTAAAGATAAAATCCAAGGGGAAAGGAGTTGAGAGTGAGCTCTACTTAGCTAACACGAAAGACATGGATGAGATTTGGTTGAATATTCTTGAAAGAATAGAAAGCAAAGATATGAAAGAATTCTTGTCCAGCCATGTGAAGCTTGCATCATTAACAGTATCCACTG CCAATGTCATTGTACATTTGATGTTCAAAAAAGCTGAAGACAAGCTGGCAGCCCAGATGTCTGAAGAAAGCATTTCGAAAGCTTTAGAAACTGCCATTGGGTGCTTGGTTTTGGTAAATATGAGCTTGGAGCCAGTTGACTTAGGAATCATCAAAGAAGATACACTCTTCCAAAAACTACCAGCCAGCAGAATGCAATCATCCAAGAGAACGGCATA AAATTCATTTCCTGAGATTTTACACAACACAAGTCCTGGAGCCACATTGCACCAAAGTATATATAGGAAATTGGAACCTCCATTAGTTAACAATGCACAACACGCTGAACTGAAAGATAACACATTAATATCGGAAATGCAAGCAACAAGAGAAACAAAGACACGCAGTCAGATTTTACCCTGTTTTGGACCTCTGATGCAGGAGAACCAAATGAGAGCCTCCACAGGTCCCACAAACAATTCTTTGGGGAAGGATCAATTTTTGCTAGATATAGCCCAGATATTAAGAAATGAAGAGCCTGAACACAAATGGTTGTCGTTGTCCTTTTTTCAGCAAAATGATGCAAGTGTCGAGCCATACAGCCAAGATATCCTGTACGAAAATGCAAATGGAGACAAAGAGAATAGAGCGAAAAAAGACCCAGAGCTCCGAAAAAACTCCTCCAAAGTTCATGAAGTTAATAATTTGCACAAGAACAGAGAAAGCATGTAA